From Streptomyces sp. NBC_01460, a single genomic window includes:
- a CDS encoding MalY/PatB family protein gives MSTPARYDFDTVIDRRGTWCVQWDGVADRFGVDGLLPFTISDMDFETAPEVLAALRSRLEHGVLGYTTWQQDDFLSAVAHWYATRYGTRIDTGRLVYGPSVLNQLSQLLRMWTAEGEGVVVHTPTYDGFRKAVVGLGRELRGVPVGDAAALERELARADAKVLVLCSPHNPTGRVWTEAELRATAALARRHGVAVISDEIHADFVHEGYTHVPYARVAGDERWAVITSASKSFNFPALTGSYGLIGDPADHAEYLRRMETAEGLASPAVLSLTAHIAAYREGVAWLDEVRAYTAGNLAMVGERLDTDFPELGWVPPQAGYLAWIDLRPLGVDDEALQRVLIEREKVAIMPGAVYGAPGFVRLNVGCARSKAEAGVSALVRGIRAVRA, from the coding sequence GTGAGCACGCCCGCGCGCTACGACTTCGACACCGTCATCGACCGCCGGGGCACCTGGTGCGTCCAGTGGGACGGCGTCGCCGACCGCTTCGGGGTGGACGGCCTGCTGCCCTTCACCATCTCGGACATGGACTTCGAGACCGCTCCCGAGGTGCTGGCCGCGCTGCGGTCCCGTCTGGAGCACGGGGTCCTCGGATACACCACCTGGCAACAGGACGACTTCCTGTCGGCGGTCGCGCACTGGTACGCGACCCGGTACGGGACCCGCATCGACACGGGCCGGCTGGTCTACGGCCCGTCCGTGCTCAACCAGCTCTCGCAACTGCTCCGGATGTGGACCGCCGAGGGCGAGGGCGTCGTCGTCCACACCCCGACGTACGACGGCTTCCGCAAGGCGGTCGTCGGGCTCGGGCGGGAACTGCGGGGTGTGCCGGTGGGGGACGCCGCCGCCCTCGAACGGGAGCTGGCGCGCGCCGACGCGAAGGTCCTGGTGCTGTGCTCGCCGCACAACCCCACGGGGCGGGTGTGGACCGAGGCCGAGCTGCGGGCGACGGCGGCCCTGGCCCGTCGGCACGGGGTCGCGGTGATCAGCGACGAGATCCACGCGGACTTCGTGCACGAGGGGTACACGCATGTCCCGTACGCCCGGGTGGCCGGTGACGAGCGCTGGGCCGTCATCACGTCCGCGTCGAAGTCCTTCAACTTTCCGGCACTGACCGGTTCCTACGGGCTCATCGGGGACCCGGCGGACCACGCGGAGTATCTGCGGCGCATGGAGACCGCCGAGGGACTCGCCTCGCCCGCCGTGCTGTCGCTGACCGCGCACATCGCTGCCTACCGCGAGGGCGTGGCGTGGCTGGACGAGGTCCGTGCGTACACCGCGGGGAACCTGGCGATGGTCGGCGAGCGGCTGGACACGGACTTTCCCGAGCTGGGGTGGGTGCCGCCGCAGGCCGGCTATCTGGCCTGGATCGATCTCCGTCCTCTGGGCGTGGACGACGAGGCGCTGCAGCGGGTGCTGATCGAGCGGGAGAAGGTCGCGATCATGCCGGGGGCGGTGTACGGGGCGCCGGGGTTCGTGCGCCTGAACGTCGGGTGCGCGCGGAGCAAGGCGGAGGCGGGGGTGTCGGCGCTGGTCCGGGGGATCCGGGCGGTGCGGGCATGA
- a CDS encoding class II fructose-bisphosphate aldolase: protein MPIATPEVYAEMLDRAKAGKFAYPAINVTSTQTLHAALRGFAEAESDGIVQISTGGAEFLGGQYNKDMVTGAVALAEFAHIVAAKYDITVALHTDHCPKDKLDAYVRPLLDVSAERVAKGLNPLFQSHMWDGSAETLADNLSIGQELRVTHEINDELYTTVDDALRTAEALGLGEKGRYLLAASFGNVHGVYKPGNVVLRPELLKDLQQGVSAKYGKPAGSQPFDFVFHGGSGSTAEEIATALENGVVKMNLDTDTQYAFTRPVADHMFRNYDGVLKVDGEVGNKKTYDPRTWGKAAEAGMAVRVTEACANLRSSGTKLK from the coding sequence ATGCCCATCGCAACCCCCGAGGTCTACGCCGAGATGCTCGACCGGGCGAAGGCAGGCAAGTTCGCCTACCCGGCCATCAATGTGACGTCGACCCAGACCCTGCACGCTGCACTGCGCGGCTTCGCGGAGGCGGAGAGCGACGGCATCGTCCAGATCTCCACCGGTGGTGCCGAATTCCTGGGCGGCCAGTACAACAAGGACATGGTGACGGGCGCCGTCGCCCTGGCCGAGTTCGCGCACATCGTCGCCGCCAAGTACGACATCACCGTCGCGCTGCACACCGACCACTGCCCCAAGGACAAGCTGGACGCCTACGTGCGCCCGCTGCTCGACGTGTCCGCGGAGCGTGTCGCCAAGGGCCTGAACCCGCTGTTCCAGTCGCACATGTGGGACGGCTCGGCCGAGACCCTCGCCGACAACCTGTCCATCGGTCAGGAGCTGCGCGTCACGCACGAGATCAACGACGAGCTGTACACGACCGTCGACGACGCGCTGCGTACGGCCGAGGCGCTCGGCCTGGGCGAGAAGGGCCGCTACCTGCTGGCAGCGTCCTTCGGCAACGTGCACGGCGTCTACAAGCCGGGCAACGTCGTCCTGCGTCCGGAGCTCCTCAAGGACCTCCAGCAGGGCGTCTCGGCGAAGTACGGCAAGCCCGCCGGAAGCCAGCCCTTCGACTTCGTCTTCCACGGCGGCTCGGGCTCCACCGCCGAGGAGATCGCCACCGCGCTGGAGAACGGTGTCGTGAAGATGAACCTCGACACCGACACCCAGTACGCCTTCACCCGCCCGGTCGCGGACCACATGTTCCGCAACTACGACGGTGTCCTGAAGGTCGACGGCGAGGTCGGCAACAAGAAGACCTACGACCCGCGCACGTGGGGCAAGGCCGCCGAGGCGGGCATGGCCGTGCGTGTCACCGAGGCGTGCGCCAACCTGCGCTCCTCGGGCACCAAGCTGAAGTAA
- the pyrE gene encoding orotate phosphoribosyltransferase, whose product MTDVRAELLQQIKDKAVVHGKVTLSSGLEADWYIDLRRITLDGKAAPLVGQVMLDATAELDYDCVGGLTLGADPVATSMLHASAARGKSLDAFVVRKAQKAHGMQRRIEGTDVKGRRCLVVEDTSTTGGSPLTAVEAVREAGGEVVAVAVIVERGAAPAIAEAGLPYVHVYSVADLDLA is encoded by the coding sequence ATGACTGACGTACGCGCTGAGCTGCTCCAGCAGATCAAGGACAAGGCCGTGGTACACGGCAAGGTGACCCTCTCCTCGGGTCTGGAAGCCGACTGGTACATCGACCTGCGCCGGATCACGCTGGACGGCAAGGCCGCGCCGCTGGTCGGCCAGGTGATGCTCGACGCCACCGCCGAGCTGGACTACGACTGCGTCGGCGGTCTGACGCTGGGTGCCGACCCGGTGGCCACCTCGATGCTGCACGCCTCGGCGGCGCGCGGGAAGAGCCTGGACGCCTTCGTCGTCCGCAAGGCGCAGAAGGCCCACGGGATGCAGCGCCGCATCGAGGGCACAGACGTCAAGGGGCGCCGCTGCCTCGTCGTCGAGGACACCTCGACGACCGGCGGTTCGCCGCTGACCGCCGTCGAAGCCGTGCGTGAGGCCGGCGGCGAGGTCGTGGCCGTCGCCGTGATCGTGGAGCGCGGCGCCGCTCCGGCGATCGCCGAGGCCGGTCTGCCCTACGTCCACGTCTACTCCGTGGCCGACCTCGACCTGGCCTGA
- a CDS encoding aldose epimerase family protein, with product MSRVAKNVRLSAGDVELTVDPENGCRIGSLRIGGTELLRQGERYGCFPMVPWCGRTENGLFRNGGEPHQLPLNSPPHAIHGTGRDTSWQLARQSDTDVAFFYDLADPWPYEGRVTQSFELTEESLTLSLGVETYGDSFPAQAGWHPWFLRNLGGQDARIAFEAAWQEERGDNHLPTGRRIDPLPGPWDDCFGMPEGVDVKLTWPEQLELTVRSRDEWVVIYDEQAEAVCVEPQSGPPNGLNTAPRLVTPIEPLEIATTWSWVRL from the coding sequence GTGAGCAGAGTTGCGAAGAACGTCCGGCTGAGCGCCGGCGACGTCGAATTGACCGTTGACCCCGAGAACGGCTGCCGGATCGGCAGCCTGCGGATCGGGGGCACCGAACTGCTGCGCCAGGGCGAGCGGTACGGCTGCTTCCCGATGGTGCCGTGGTGCGGACGCACCGAGAACGGCCTGTTCCGCAACGGCGGCGAGCCGCATCAGCTGCCGCTGAACTCCCCTCCGCACGCCATCCACGGCACCGGCCGCGACACCTCCTGGCAGCTCGCCCGGCAGAGCGACACGGACGTGGCCTTCTTCTACGACCTGGCCGACCCATGGCCGTACGAGGGCCGGGTCACGCAGTCCTTCGAGCTGACCGAGGAGTCGCTGACGCTGAGCCTCGGCGTCGAGACGTACGGGGACTCCTTCCCGGCGCAGGCCGGGTGGCATCCGTGGTTCCTCCGGAACCTCGGAGGCCAGGACGCGCGGATCGCCTTCGAGGCGGCCTGGCAGGAGGAACGGGGCGACAACCACCTGCCGACCGGCCGCCGGATCGACCCCCTGCCCGGCCCGTGGGACGACTGCTTCGGGATGCCCGAGGGTGTCGACGTGAAGCTCACCTGGCCCGAGCAGCTGGAGCTGACGGTCAGGAGCCGGGACGAGTGGGTGGTGATCTACGACGAGCAGGCCGAGGCCGTCTGCGTGGAGCCCCAGTCCGGGCCGCCGAACGGACTGAACACGGCCCCCCGGCTGGTGACCCCGATCGAGCCCCTGGAGATCGCGACGACCTGGAGCTGGGTCCGGCTCTGA